From Halobacterium sp. R2-5, the proteins below share one genomic window:
- a CDS encoding redoxin domain-containing protein has translation MDLDFEVVDLPDADHVEAGEEAPAFTRPLVNAEYWEDVALSDLLDDGPVLLVFTPMDGAFPSTYIWNELRDRGVEEYGVQVAGVSVSSPYEHKTTIEERGIEEFAGLFSDPQNGVAEQYGVSHDLDGMAGVSEARPAVFLVAADGTVEYAWAADEWPSFPEYDDVEAALAEL, from the coding sequence ATGGACCTCGACTTCGAGGTTGTCGACCTCCCCGACGCTGACCACGTCGAAGCGGGCGAGGAAGCGCCGGCGTTCACGCGCCCGCTCGTGAACGCCGAGTACTGGGAGGACGTCGCGCTGTCGGACCTCCTCGACGACGGGCCCGTCCTGCTGGTGTTCACGCCGATGGACGGCGCGTTCCCGTCGACGTACATCTGGAACGAACTCCGCGACCGCGGCGTCGAGGAGTACGGCGTCCAGGTCGCGGGCGTCTCCGTCTCGTCGCCGTACGAGCACAAGACCACTATCGAGGAGCGCGGCATCGAGGAGTTCGCGGGGCTGTTCAGCGACCCGCAGAACGGCGTCGCCGAGCAGTACGGCGTCAGCCACGACCTCGACGGGATGGCGGGCGTCAGCGAGGCCCGGCCCGCGGTGTTCCTCGTCGCCGCGGACGGTACCGTCGAGTACGCGTGGGCGGCCGACGAGTGGCCGAGCTTCCCCGAGTACGACGACGTCGAAGCCGCGCTCGCCGAACTGTAA
- a CDS encoding DsrE family protein, whose amino-acid sequence MRTVIHLISGDETEQETALAIAENLLADESGSIDGVAVVAQSEGIEALTAGGDHEEQVRSLLDDDVSFSGCSNTLDAMGLDEADLVDGVETVPEGAVEVTRLQDEGYAYLRP is encoded by the coding sequence ATGCGAACAGTCATCCACCTGATTTCCGGCGACGAGACCGAACAGGAGACGGCGCTGGCCATCGCGGAGAACCTCCTCGCCGACGAGAGCGGCAGCATCGACGGCGTGGCGGTCGTCGCGCAGTCCGAGGGCATCGAGGCGCTCACCGCGGGCGGCGACCACGAGGAGCAAGTCCGGTCCCTGCTGGACGACGACGTCTCGTTCAGCGGCTGCAGCAACACGCTCGACGCGATGGGGCTCGACGAAGCCGACCTCGTCGACGGCGTCGAGACCGTCCCGGAGGGCGCCGTCGAGGTGACGCGGCTGCAGGACGAGGGGTACGCGTACCTCCGGCCGTAG
- a CDS encoding (Fe-S)-binding protein, which yields MSSFVLAQAGVETRPTFWRIGHVGEALFYYLAAVAVAIFLYGVYHRFATYARGADDPIDRLTDLPSRVLSAAKIAASNEKQYDRDLYAGLMHTFIMWGFLTLLIATTILGIDMDLWTLVLGQPSFFVGDFYLAYSFVADAMGLLFVVGVGMALYRRYWVRHDRLWGKHTSAEDDLFVWTLFLLGVGGYVTEGVRILGTSATRDVSFETVSFVGWFVKDVLQMAGVTADAAAAAYPAVWWSHALLALAFVAAVPYAKPFHMLSSYANLVTRDEDAGRRLPRVPEDASPEEIGPSEIEDFSWKQLLDHDACTKCGRCSSVCPAKASGRPLDPRDVILDLKNYREGLEAGEREEVDIVADGGTSVIDAETMESCMSCMACMDACPVDIEHVTQFTEMNRRLTESGQMNKNVEEAVMNVFQKGNTFGDPDRKRPDWTEELDFEVPDAREQSVEYLWYVGDYPSYDDRNKHVARSLAKVFEEAGVDYGILYEDEQNDGNDIRRVGEEGLFEMVAEENIEAFEDCDYEKIVCTDPHSYNTFSNEYEQFGFEDGDSVYHYTQVVENLVNAGALGLSGTELDDTVTYHDPCHLGRYNGEFEAPREVVRATGVTLDEMPRNRSDSFCCGGGGGGLWMDFDEEPKPSEERIREALEDTDAGPDVDRFVVACPMCMTMYEDGRKTGGYEDDIEITDVTELLVEAIDAKHEGNRAGATSAAAD from the coding sequence ATGTCTTCGTTCGTGCTGGCGCAAGCAGGGGTCGAGACGCGACCCACGTTCTGGCGCATCGGACACGTCGGCGAGGCGCTGTTCTACTACCTCGCCGCCGTCGCCGTCGCCATCTTCCTGTACGGCGTCTACCACCGGTTCGCGACGTACGCCCGCGGCGCTGACGACCCGATAGACCGGCTCACCGACCTGCCGTCCCGCGTGCTCTCGGCCGCGAAGATCGCGGCCTCGAACGAGAAGCAGTACGACCGCGACCTCTACGCGGGGCTGATGCACACGTTCATCATGTGGGGGTTCCTGACGCTGCTCATCGCGACGACCATCCTCGGCATCGACATGGACCTCTGGACGCTCGTGCTCGGCCAGCCCTCCTTCTTCGTCGGCGACTTCTACCTCGCGTACTCGTTCGTCGCCGACGCCATGGGGCTGCTGTTCGTGGTCGGCGTCGGCATGGCGCTGTACCGCCGCTACTGGGTGCGCCACGACCGCCTCTGGGGGAAACACACCAGCGCCGAGGACGACCTCTTCGTCTGGACGCTGTTCCTGCTCGGCGTCGGCGGCTACGTCACCGAGGGCGTCCGCATCCTCGGCACGAGCGCCACCCGCGACGTCTCCTTCGAGACCGTGTCGTTCGTCGGCTGGTTCGTCAAGGACGTCCTCCAGATGGCGGGCGTCACCGCCGACGCCGCGGCCGCGGCGTACCCCGCGGTGTGGTGGAGTCACGCGCTGCTCGCGCTCGCGTTCGTCGCCGCCGTCCCGTACGCGAAGCCGTTCCACATGCTCTCCAGTTACGCGAACCTCGTCACCCGCGACGAGGACGCCGGCCGCCGGCTCCCCCGGGTGCCCGAGGACGCCAGCCCCGAGGAGATCGGCCCCTCCGAGATCGAGGACTTCTCGTGGAAGCAGCTGCTCGACCACGACGCCTGCACGAAGTGCGGGCGCTGCTCGTCGGTCTGCCCCGCGAAGGCCTCCGGCCGGCCGCTCGACCCCCGGGACGTCATCCTCGACCTGAAGAACTACCGCGAGGGCCTGGAAGCCGGCGAGCGCGAGGAAGTCGACATCGTCGCGGACGGCGGCACCTCCGTCATCGACGCCGAGACGATGGAGTCCTGCATGAGCTGTATGGCGTGCATGGACGCCTGCCCGGTCGACATCGAGCACGTCACGCAGTTCACGGAGATGAACCGCCGGCTCACCGAGTCCGGCCAGATGAACAAGAACGTCGAGGAGGCCGTGATGAACGTCTTCCAGAAGGGCAACACGTTCGGCGACCCCGACCGCAAGCGCCCCGACTGGACCGAGGAGCTGGACTTCGAGGTGCCGGACGCCCGCGAGCAGTCCGTCGAGTACCTCTGGTACGTCGGCGACTACCCGAGCTACGACGACCGCAACAAGCACGTCGCGCGCTCGCTCGCCAAGGTCTTCGAGGAGGCCGGCGTGGACTACGGCATCCTCTACGAGGACGAGCAGAACGACGGCAACGACATCCGCCGCGTCGGCGAGGAGGGGCTCTTCGAGATGGTCGCCGAGGAGAACATCGAGGCATTCGAGGACTGCGACTACGAGAAGATCGTCTGCACGGACCCGCACTCGTACAACACGTTCAGCAACGAGTACGAGCAGTTCGGCTTCGAGGACGGCGACTCGGTCTACCACTACACGCAGGTCGTCGAGAACCTCGTGAACGCGGGCGCGCTCGGCCTCTCCGGTACCGAACTCGACGACACCGTGACGTACCACGACCCCTGCCACCTCGGCCGGTACAACGGCGAGTTCGAGGCGCCCCGCGAGGTCGTGCGCGCCACGGGCGTCACGCTCGACGAGATGCCACGCAACCGCTCGGACTCGTTCTGCTGCGGGGGCGGCGGCGGCGGCCTCTGGATGGACTTCGACGAGGAGCCCAAGCCCAGCGAGGAGCGCATCCGGGAAGCGCTAGAAGACACGGACGCGGGCCCGGACGTCGACCGCTTCGTCGTCGCGTGCCCGATGTGCATGACGATGTACGAGGACGGCCGGAAGACCGGCGGCTACGAGGACGACATCGAGATCACGGACGTCACCGAACTGCTCGTCGAAGCCATCGACGCGAAACACGAGGGGAACAGGGCGGGCGCGACCTCGGCGGCCGCGGACTAG
- a CDS encoding biotin transporter BioY gives MSVETDSVDLVGEHVAENVARAAVFAALAGAFAYVSFPNPVSPVPVTLQVLGVFLAGIYLGPVWGGASLSLYVAAGAVGAPVFAGGSAGLGALLGPYGGYLWAYPVAAALTGLLAHGTDGIDAPRDVSVPRLVAAMLAGTVVVYAGGTLGYAVVQNVGLYRAFVVAAVAFVPAEAFKIAAAVGITRTEDLGAA, from the coding sequence GTGAGCGTCGAAACCGACTCCGTCGACCTCGTCGGCGAGCACGTCGCCGAGAACGTCGCCCGCGCGGCCGTCTTCGCGGCGCTCGCGGGCGCGTTCGCGTACGTATCGTTCCCGAACCCCGTCTCACCGGTGCCGGTGACGCTGCAGGTGCTCGGCGTGTTCCTCGCGGGCATCTACCTCGGCCCCGTCTGGGGCGGCGCCTCCCTCTCGCTGTACGTCGCCGCGGGCGCCGTCGGCGCGCCCGTCTTCGCCGGCGGGAGCGCGGGCCTCGGCGCGCTGCTCGGCCCCTACGGCGGCTACCTCTGGGCGTACCCCGTCGCCGCCGCCCTGACCGGCCTTCTCGCGCACGGCACCGACGGCATCGACGCGCCCCGCGACGTCTCGGTCCCGCGGCTCGTCGCTGCGATGCTCGCGGGCACCGTCGTCGTCTACGCGGGCGGCACGCTCGGCTACGCCGTCGTCCAGAACGTCGGGCTCTACCGCGCGTTCGTCGTCGCGGCGGTCGCGTTCGTTCCCGCGGAGGCGTTCAAGATCGCGGCGGCGGTCGGCATCACGCGCACCGAGGACCTCGGCGCGGCCTGA
- a CDS encoding CbiQ family ECF transporter T component produces the protein MTLAYRPGDGVLHGLDPRAKLALQAAFAAVAFAHTTPLGLALLTPVAIVAPYLADASPLAALREFRVALPFLVAGPVVAAVAPGSPWIRPEAAVSAALASYRVVLVLLVAAAYVYSTPTRDSRAAVRWLLPGRLGAVAGVGVALVVRFLPVLQSDLAGRRDAVNARLGSERPLRERMRLVAIGGLARALDRASRLSVALRARCFSWNPTPPPLAYGRRDWLATGVAVALAGVALV, from the coding sequence GTGACGCTCGCGTACCGGCCCGGCGACGGCGTCCTGCACGGCCTCGACCCGCGCGCGAAGCTCGCGCTGCAGGCCGCGTTCGCGGCGGTCGCGTTCGCACACACCACGCCACTCGGCCTCGCGCTCCTGACCCCGGTCGCCATCGTCGCGCCGTACCTCGCCGACGCCTCGCCGCTGGCCGCGCTCCGGGAGTTCCGGGTCGCGCTCCCGTTCCTCGTCGCCGGGCCCGTCGTCGCCGCCGTCGCGCCCGGCTCGCCGTGGATCCGCCCGGAAGCCGCCGTTTCGGCGGCGCTGGCGTCCTACCGCGTCGTGCTCGTGTTGCTCGTCGCGGCCGCGTACGTCTACAGCACGCCCACGCGGGACTCGCGGGCCGCGGTGCGGTGGCTGCTGCCCGGGCGCCTCGGCGCGGTGGCGGGCGTCGGCGTCGCGCTCGTCGTCCGGTTTCTGCCGGTGCTGCAGTCAGACCTCGCGGGCCGCCGGGACGCCGTGAACGCGCGCCTCGGGAGCGAGCGCCCGCTCCGCGAGCGGATGCGACTCGTCGCCATCGGCGGCCTCGCTCGCGCGCTCGACCGCGCGAGCCGGCTCTCCGTCGCACTCCGCGCACGGTGTTTCTCCTGGAATCCCACGCCCCCGCCGCTGGCTTACGGCCGACGGGACTGGCTGGCGACGGGCGTGGCAGTGGCGCTCGCCGGGGTCGCGCTCGTCTGA
- a CDS encoding L-threonylcarbamoyladenylate synthase: MVTDADLDEAAAALRDGGLVVFPTETVYGLAADALDPDAVEAVFEAKGRDRDKPLSFAFPDHEAALDHVDVGETERAFMAEFLPGPVTVVVEKRDSVPDVLTGGRDRVGVRVPDHDVALALLDRVAPLTATSANLSGEPSVTNPADLDPEFRERVDAVLDDGETAGGTGSTVVDVARDEILREGAAGDAVREWLAEHA, from the coding sequence ATGGTTACCGACGCCGACCTCGACGAGGCCGCCGCGGCGCTCCGCGACGGCGGGCTCGTCGTCTTCCCGACGGAGACCGTGTACGGGCTCGCCGCGGACGCCCTCGACCCCGACGCGGTCGAGGCGGTCTTCGAGGCGAAGGGGAGGGACCGCGACAAGCCGCTGTCGTTCGCGTTCCCCGACCACGAGGCCGCACTCGACCACGTCGACGTGGGTGAGACCGAGCGCGCGTTCATGGCCGAGTTCCTGCCCGGTCCCGTCACCGTCGTCGTCGAGAAGCGCGACAGCGTCCCGGACGTGCTCACGGGCGGCCGCGACCGCGTCGGCGTCCGCGTCCCCGACCACGACGTCGCGCTCGCGCTCCTCGACCGGGTGGCGCCGCTCACGGCGACGAGCGCGAACCTCTCCGGCGAACCGAGCGTCACGAACCCCGCCGACCTCGACCCCGAGTTCCGGGAGCGCGTCGACGCCGTCCTGGACGACGGCGAGACCGCGGGCGGGACGGGGAGCACGGTCGTCGACGTCGCGCGCGACGAGATTCTCCGCGAAGGCGCGGCCGGCGACGCCGTCCGCGAGTGGCTCGCCGAGCACGCCTGA
- a CDS encoding conditioned medium-induced protein 4 produces MDEKTEELRDIFVDVADDDTVTESQEDTHGSLASEADVEARLRETVAAMRKNLDFETSLSVDELTELVERFYGEDSDAEIADELGADAATVTEARFDLHLLREDDTDVPVDLDQVRESDADADALADELDADEDAVRRAQRVVETQAELRRVNDRYRAEFENALQDRELSERLTSSVHEDGLDGATEGQETDIDI; encoded by the coding sequence ATGGACGAGAAGACCGAGGAGCTCCGGGACATCTTCGTCGACGTCGCCGACGACGACACCGTCACCGAGTCCCAGGAGGACACGCACGGCTCGCTCGCGTCCGAGGCCGACGTCGAAGCCCGGCTCCGGGAGACGGTCGCGGCGATGCGGAAGAACCTCGACTTCGAGACGTCGCTGTCCGTCGACGAGCTCACCGAACTCGTCGAGCGGTTCTACGGCGAGGACAGCGACGCCGAAATCGCGGACGAGCTCGGGGCCGACGCCGCGACCGTCACGGAGGCCCGCTTCGACCTCCACCTGCTCCGCGAGGACGACACCGACGTCCCCGTCGACCTCGACCAAGTCCGCGAGAGCGACGCGGACGCCGACGCGCTCGCCGACGAACTCGACGCCGACGAGGACGCCGTCCGCCGCGCCCAGCGCGTCGTCGAGACCCAGGCCGAGCTCCGGCGGGTCAACGACCGCTACCGCGCCGAGTTCGAGAACGCCCTCCAGGACCGCGAACTCTCCGAGCGCCTCACCAGCTCCGTCCACGAGGACGGCCTCGACGGCGCCACAGAAGGCCAGGAGACCGACATCGACATCTGA
- a CDS encoding ABC transporter ATP-binding protein produces the protein MLAVDDLTHRYGDTAALDGVSLRVADGECVVLAGANGSGKTTLVRHLNGLLEPDSGGVRVNGTPVHDDLVAARASVGMVFQDPRDGFVGATVGADVAFGPENLGLPRAEIDERVAEALDAVELAGRRDERIDELSGGEQARVAIAGALAMAPDHLVLDEPFAGLDWPARESVLDRLRALHDAGTSLVVVTHDLRDVWTFADRVVALADGEIAVDGPPEEVRERLADLGVRPP, from the coding sequence ATGCTCGCCGTCGACGACCTCACGCACCGCTACGGCGACACCGCCGCGCTCGACGGCGTCAGCCTCCGCGTCGCGGACGGCGAGTGCGTCGTGCTCGCGGGCGCGAACGGCTCCGGGAAGACCACGCTCGTCCGCCACCTCAACGGCCTGCTCGAACCCGACAGCGGCGGGGTGCGCGTGAACGGCACGCCCGTCCACGACGACCTCGTCGCGGCGCGCGCGAGCGTCGGGATGGTCTTCCAGGACCCCCGCGACGGCTTCGTCGGCGCGACCGTCGGCGCGGACGTCGCGTTCGGCCCGGAGAACCTCGGGCTGCCGCGCGCGGAAATCGACGAGCGCGTCGCGGAAGCCCTCGACGCCGTCGAGCTCGCGGGCCGCCGCGACGAGCGCATCGACGAGCTCTCCGGCGGCGAGCAGGCGCGGGTCGCCATCGCGGGCGCGCTCGCGATGGCTCCCGACCACCTCGTGCTCGACGAGCCGTTCGCGGGGCTGGACTGGCCCGCCCGCGAGTCCGTCCTCGACCGCTTACGCGCGCTCCACGACGCCGGGACGAGCCTCGTCGTCGTCACCCACGACCTCCGCGACGTCTGGACGTTCGCGGACCGCGTCGTCGCGCTCGCCGACGGCGAAATCGCGGTCGACGGCCCGCCGGAGGAGGTCCGCGAGCGCCTCGCCGACCTCGGGGTGCGGCCGCCGTGA
- a CDS encoding glutathione S-transferase N-terminal domain-containing protein translates to MSARNAPPRPEHSDAHVTLYRLQACPFCERVVRKLDELDVDYHSRFIEPMHAERNAVKRVVGARTVPAIVDDETGVAMAESANIVEYLEATYGGGN, encoded by the coding sequence ATGAGCGCGCGAAACGCACCGCCGCGACCCGAGCACAGCGACGCCCACGTCACGCTCTACCGGCTGCAGGCGTGCCCGTTCTGCGAGCGCGTCGTCCGCAAGCTGGACGAACTCGACGTCGACTACCACTCGCGGTTCATCGAGCCGATGCACGCCGAGCGCAACGCCGTCAAGCGCGTCGTCGGCGCGCGCACGGTGCCCGCCATCGTCGACGACGAGACCGGCGTGGCGATGGCCGAGAGCGCGAACATCGTGGAGTACCTCGAAGCCACCTACGGGGGTGGGAACTGA
- a CDS encoding hemolysin family protein: protein MGTLSLSPAVLLFGVELTQDVIVGVGVVAMVVLMGLSAFFSSSELAMFSLAQHRVEALKEEGRPGGALVEELKSDPHRLLITILVGNNLVNIAMSSIATGLLGYYLSDGQAVVAATFGVTALVLLFGESAPKSYAVENTESWALTIASPLKWSERLLYPLVVLFDHLTRWVNQVTGGRAAIETSYVTRSEIQDMIKTGEREGVIEEDEREMLQRIFRFNNTIAKEVMTPRLDMNAVSTEATIEEAIQTCTQGGHERIPVYEGELDNVIGVVSLEDLVREYLYGESEDLDLRDLIEPTLHVPESKNVDDLLREMQDERVQLVVVIDEFGTTEGLLTAEDITEEIVGEILEGEEELPINFVDDDTVRVRGEVNIEEVNDALGIDLPEGEEFETIAGFIFNRAGRLVEEDETFRFENVELTAERVENTRIMKARVRRLPEEEAAEDADHESLADDQPEA from the coding sequence ATGGGCACTCTCTCGCTCTCACCGGCGGTACTGCTGTTCGGTGTCGAGCTCACGCAGGACGTCATCGTCGGCGTCGGCGTCGTCGCGATGGTCGTCCTGATGGGGCTGTCGGCGTTCTTCTCCTCCTCGGAGCTGGCGATGTTCTCGCTCGCTCAGCACCGCGTCGAGGCGCTGAAAGAGGAGGGGCGCCCGGGCGGCGCGCTCGTCGAGGAGCTCAAGTCCGACCCCCACCGGCTGCTCATCACGATTCTCGTCGGGAACAACCTCGTGAACATCGCGATGTCCTCCATCGCCACCGGCCTGCTCGGCTACTACCTCTCCGACGGGCAGGCGGTGGTCGCGGCGACGTTCGGCGTCACCGCGCTCGTCCTGCTGTTCGGGGAGAGCGCGCCGAAGTCCTACGCCGTCGAGAACACGGAGTCGTGGGCGCTCACCATCGCCAGCCCCCTGAAGTGGTCCGAGCGGCTGCTGTACCCGCTGGTCGTCCTCTTCGACCACCTGACGCGGTGGGTGAACCAGGTGACCGGCGGTCGCGCCGCCATCGAGACGAGCTACGTCACGCGCTCCGAGATCCAGGACATGATCAAGACCGGGGAGCGCGAGGGCGTCATCGAGGAGGACGAACGGGAGATGCTCCAGCGCATCTTCCGGTTCAACAACACCATCGCGAAGGAGGTGATGACGCCGCGGCTGGACATGAACGCCGTCTCCACGGAGGCCACCATCGAGGAGGCCATCCAGACGTGTACGCAGGGCGGCCACGAGCGCATCCCGGTCTACGAGGGCGAACTCGACAACGTCATCGGCGTCGTCAGCCTCGAAGACCTCGTCCGCGAGTACCTCTACGGGGAGAGCGAGGACCTCGACCTCCGGGACCTCATCGAGCCGACGCTGCACGTCCCCGAGTCGAAGAACGTCGACGACCTGCTCCGCGAGATGCAGGACGAGCGCGTCCAGCTCGTCGTCGTCATCGACGAGTTCGGCACCACGGAGGGCCTGCTCACAGCCGAGGACATCACGGAGGAGATCGTCGGCGAAATCCTGGAGGGCGAAGAGGAGCTCCCCATCAACTTCGTGGACGACGACACCGTCCGGGTGCGGGGCGAGGTGAACATCGAGGAAGTCAACGACGCTCTCGGCATCGACCTGCCGGAGGGCGAGGAGTTCGAGACCATCGCGGGGTTCATCTTCAACCGCGCCGGCCGGCTGGTCGAGGAGGACGAGACGTTCCGCTTCGAGAACGTCGAGCTCACGGCCGAGCGCGTCGAGAACACGCGAATCATGAAGGCCCGCGTCCGTCGGCTGCCCGAGGAGGAAGCCGCCGAGGACGCCGACCACGAGTCCCTCGCGGACGACCAGCCCGAAGCGTAG
- a CDS encoding inorganic phosphate transporter: protein MAGAGAGLAVLVVAAVASLFMAWAIGAGSSGSTPFAPAVGANAITVMRAGFVVGILGFAGAVFQGANVSEAVGSELLVGATLSPLAATTALIIAATLVAVGVFTGYPIATAFTVTGAVVGAGLAMGAGPAWAKYQQVATLWVLVPFVGGGIAYATARGLRGLDRDLLTVPVLGAVVGVILANVQFVFLGPPGQSQSLARAAAVAAGQYEAGVHVAVTLLAGLVVAGALYQDLKGDPERGQRHFLLALGGLVAFSAGGSQVGLAVGPLLPLVGGDVPLTYVLVGGGIGLLVGSWTGAPRMIKAISQDYSSLGPRRSIAALIPSFAIAQTAVFFGIPVSFNEIIVSAIVGSGYAASTGGGVSKRKMLFTVLAWVASLALALGVGYGGFLAVDAVL, encoded by the coding sequence ATGGCAGGAGCAGGAGCCGGACTCGCGGTGCTCGTCGTCGCGGCGGTAGCGAGCCTCTTCATGGCGTGGGCCATCGGCGCCGGCTCCTCGGGGTCGACGCCGTTCGCGCCCGCGGTCGGCGCGAACGCCATCACCGTGATGCGCGCGGGGTTCGTCGTCGGCATCCTCGGGTTCGCGGGCGCCGTCTTCCAGGGCGCGAACGTCTCCGAGGCGGTCGGCAGCGAGCTGCTCGTCGGCGCGACGCTGTCGCCGCTGGCCGCCACGACCGCACTCATCATCGCCGCGACGCTGGTCGCCGTCGGCGTGTTCACGGGCTACCCGATAGCGACCGCGTTCACCGTCACCGGAGCCGTCGTCGGCGCGGGGCTGGCGATGGGCGCGGGGCCGGCGTGGGCGAAGTACCAGCAGGTCGCGACGCTGTGGGTGCTCGTGCCGTTCGTCGGCGGCGGCATCGCGTACGCGACCGCGCGCGGCCTCCGCGGCCTCGACCGCGACCTGCTCACGGTGCCCGTACTCGGCGCCGTCGTCGGCGTCATCCTCGCGAACGTCCAGTTCGTCTTCCTCGGGCCGCCCGGACAGAGCCAGTCGCTGGCGCGCGCGGCCGCCGTCGCCGCCGGCCAGTACGAGGCCGGCGTCCACGTCGCGGTCACGCTGCTGGCCGGCTTGGTCGTCGCGGGCGCGCTCTACCAGGACCTCAAGGGCGACCCGGAGCGCGGCCAGCGGCACTTCCTGCTCGCGCTCGGCGGCCTCGTCGCGTTCTCCGCGGGCGGCAGCCAGGTCGGCCTCGCGGTCGGCCCGCTGCTCCCGCTGGTCGGCGGGGACGTCCCCCTGACGTACGTGCTCGTCGGCGGCGGCATCGGGCTACTCGTCGGGTCGTGGACCGGCGCCCCGCGGATGATCAAGGCCATCAGTCAGGACTACTCCTCGCTCGGGCCGCGGCGTTCCATCGCCGCGCTCATCCCGAGTTTCGCCATCGCGCAGACCGCCGTCTTCTTCGGCATCCCCGTCTCGTTCAACGAGATCATCGTCAGCGCCATCGTCGGCTCCGGGTACGCCGCGTCGACGGGCGGCGGCGTCAGCAAGCGCAAGATGCTGTTCACGGTGCTGGCGTGGGTGGCGTCGCTCGCGCTCGCGCTCGGCGTCGGCTACGGCGGCTTCCTCGCGGTCGACGCGGTGCTGTAG
- the hemB gene encoding porphobilinogen synthase, with protein MDLTDRPRRLRRDGVRGLVSETSLAPTDFVAPVFVDATTDERVPIESMPGRERVPVDEAVARVEEVLATGVEAVIVFGIPESKDEHGTRAYAENGVVQEAVRRITSETDAYVITDVCLCEYTSHGHCGVLEADADDDPDLTVENDETLDLLAKTAVSHAEAGAEMIAPSSMTDGMVAAIREALDGAGFEDVPVMSYAAKYESAFYGPFRDAADGAPAFGDRRHYQMDPANRREAAREVALDVEQGADVLMVKPALPYLDVVSDVREQFDRPVAAYNVSGEYAMLHAAGENGWLDVEEAARESLLSIKRAGADLIITYFAEDVAESL; from the coding sequence ATGGACTTGACGGACCGACCGCGGCGGCTGCGGCGAGACGGCGTGCGCGGGCTAGTCTCGGAGACGAGCCTGGCGCCGACGGACTTCGTCGCTCCCGTGTTCGTGGACGCGACGACCGACGAGCGCGTGCCCATCGAGTCGATGCCGGGCCGCGAGCGCGTGCCGGTCGACGAGGCAGTCGCACGCGTCGAGGAGGTGCTCGCGACGGGCGTGGAGGCGGTCATCGTGTTCGGCATCCCGGAGTCGAAGGACGAGCACGGGACGCGCGCGTACGCCGAGAACGGCGTCGTGCAGGAGGCCGTGCGGCGCATCACGAGCGAGACGGACGCGTACGTCATCACGGACGTCTGCCTCTGCGAGTACACGAGCCACGGCCACTGCGGGGTGCTCGAAGCCGACGCCGACGACGACCCCGACCTCACGGTGGAGAACGACGAGACGCTCGACTTGCTCGCGAAGACGGCGGTCTCGCACGCGGAGGCGGGCGCGGAGATGATCGCGCCGTCGTCGATGACCGACGGGATGGTCGCGGCCATCCGTGAGGCGCTGGACGGCGCGGGCTTCGAGGACGTGCCGGTCATGAGCTACGCGGCGAAGTACGAGTCGGCGTTCTACGGGCCGTTCCGGGACGCCGCGGACGGCGCGCCCGCGTTCGGGGACCGCCGGCACTACCAGATGGACCCCGCGAACCGCCGCGAGGCCGCGCGGGAGGTCGCTCTCGACGTCGAGCAGGGCGCGGACGTGCTGATGGTCAAGCCCGCGCTCCCGTACCTCGACGTCGTCTCCGACGTCCGCGAGCAGTTCGACCGGCCGGTCGCGGCGTACAACGTCTCCGGCGAGTACGCGATGCTGCACGCGGCCGGCGAGAACGGCTGGCTGGACGTCGAGGAGGCCGCCCGGGAGTCCCTGCTGTCCATCAAGCGCGCGGGCGCGGACCTCATCATCACGTACTTTGCAGAGGACGTCGCCGAGTCGCTGTAG